In a single window of the Nicotiana tomentosiformis chromosome 10, ASM39032v3, whole genome shotgun sequence genome:
- the LOC104110168 gene encoding uncharacterized protein codes for MKMRGYSFFTATLILVAVSIFLSSIHTDALPRDTFKSILGEGNLESWKNGVLDSAGMAHAPGPADGHVGTLVLAGNRTRRPDFLSGFHKYRGGWDIANKHYWASVGFTGLAGVILALLWLISFGLALIVHYCCGWKFNIRGREWHFSQNICLGALIVLTCAAAIGCVLLSVGQDDFHAEALDTLKYVVNQSDYTVQTLRNVTQYLLLAKTVNVAQIFLPSDVKDDIDHLNGDLDSAADKLEDKTNENSGKIRRVFNAVRSALITIAVVMLLISILGLCLSILGHQHAIHIFIISGWLLVAVTFILYGVFVIINNAISDTCMAMGEWVDNPHAESALSNILPCVDPRTTNQTLFKSKQVTVDLVNIVNGFIDTYANANHANSNYYNQSGPFMPHLCYPYDSQLHDLSCPADQVSMANSSMVWQNFTCNVSAAGICTSVGRLTPDMYGQLVATVNISYALEHYAPPLLNLQNCDFVRDTFRNITVNHCPPLEHHLRVVNAGLAVISVGVMLSLALWIVYANRPQREEVFAKLSSRIKSSCNGKNISCSNCNIDLSSRGTTPKTGV; via the exons ATGAAAATGAGGGGCTATTCATTTTTTACTGCTACTCTCATTCTTGTTGCTGTTTCCATTTTTCTTAGCTCAATCCATACTGATGCTTTACCAAGAGATACTTTCAAGTCCATTTTAG GGGAGGGAAATTTGGAATCATGGAAGAATGGAGTATTGGACTCAGCAGGTATGGCACACGCGCCAGGTCCAGCCGATGGGCATGTTGGCACGCTTGTGCTGGCGGGAAACAGGACGAGGAGACCGGACTTTCTTTCTGGTTTCCACAAATACAGAGGTGGATGGGATATTGCCAATAAACACTACTGGGCT TCTGTTGGTTTTACAGGCCTTGCTGGTGTCATACTTGCTTTGCTTTGGTTAATTTCATTTGGTTTAGCTCTCATAGTGCATTATTGCTGCGGATGGAAATTCAATATCAGAGGCAGAGAATGGCATTTTTCCCAGAATATATGCCTGGGCGCGCTTATTGTCTTGACATGTGCTGCAGC GATTGGATGCGTCCTACTTTCTGTCGGACAAGATGATTTTCATGCTGAAGCATTGGACACTTTAAAATATGTCGTAAATCAGTCAGATTACACTGTGCAGACATTGAGAAACGTAACACAATACTTGTTACTCGCGAAAACTGTAAATGTGGCCCAGATTTTCCTCCCTTCAGATGTAAAAGATGATATTGATCACCTAAATGGAGATCTAGATTCTGCAGCAGATAAACTTGAGGATAAAACAAATGAAAATTCAGGGAAGATACGAAGGGTCTTCAATGCTGT GCGTTCAGCTTTGATCACTATTGCCGTCGTCATGCTCCTCATCTCCATTCTTGGTCTTT GCCTTTCTATCCTTGGCCATCAACACGCAATTCACAT ATTTATCATTAGTGGATGGTTACTGGTGGCAGTTACATTCATTCTCTATGGAGTTTTTGTCATCATAAACAA TGCAATTTCAGACACTTGTATGGCAATGGGAGAGTGGGTAGACAATCCTCATGCTGAAAGTGCCCTTAGCAACATACTTCCATGTGTTGACCCAAGAACGACAAACCAGACGCTGTTCAAGAGCAAACAAGTCACTGTTGATCTCGTAAATATTGTCAACGGATTTATCGACACGTACGCAAATGCCAATCATGCCAATTCAAATTACTATAATCAGTCAGGACCCTTTATGCCACATCTCTGCTATCCATATGACTCCCAATTGCATGATCTTTCGTGCCCCGCTGATCAAGTGTCTATGGCAAATTCTTCAATG GTATGGCAGAACTTTACTTGCAACGTATCTGCAGCTGGAATATGCACTAGTGTCGGGAGGCTGACTCCTGACATGTACGGACAGTTGGTGGCGACGGTGAACATTAGCTATGCACTTGAACATTACGCTCCGCCATTGCTTAATCTCCAGAACTGTGATTTTGTTCGTGATACGTTTAGGAACATCACGGTCAATCACTGCCCTCCGTTGGAACACCATCTTCGGGTTGTTAATGCAGGATTAGCTGTTATCTCAGTTGGAGTCATGCTAAGTCTCGCTTTGTGGATAGTATATGCAAACCGCCCCCAAAGGGAGGAAGTGTTTGCGAAGCTCTCTTCGCGAATAAAGAGCAGCTGTAACGGCAAGAATATTAGCTGCAGTAATTGTAATATTGATTTGTCATCAAGAGGTACAACTCCAAAAACTGGAGTGTAG
- the LOC138900433 gene encoding uncharacterized protein: MTDIMKRKFIALKISGKNYTTWVLDAEIHLDAMGLGDAIKDRNKASTQDYAKTLIFLRHYLDEGITSKLKLSADNITDYDMLEKTFTTFLASNMVLQQLYREKGFKKYSELISLLLVAERNNDLLMRNHENRPTGSTPFPKVDEMYSHYAKREKWKGKDEKPKAKGSEIECYQCSKKRHWANIYRIPKYLVEIYQVPLKNKGLEANFVYDNEFDITHLDVADFFEHPDGKINHLISDGSVVKDD; the protein is encoded by the exons atgactgatattatgaaaagaaagttcaTTGCCCTTAAAATTTCGGGCAAGAACTATACGACATgggtgttggatgctgaaatccatttagatgcaatgggtcttGGAGACGCCATTAAAGATAGAAATAAAGCATCTACCCAAGACTATGCTAAGACCTTGATTTTCTTGCGCCATTACCTTGATGAAGg aattacttctaaattgaaactTAGTGCAGATAATATCACtgactatgatatgcttgaaaaaacgtTCACAACGTTTCTTGCCTCCAATATGGTCTTGCAACAGCTGTACcgagagaaaggtttcaagaagtactctgagttgatttctcttctccttgTGGCTGAACGAAACAACGACTTGCTTATGAGAAATCACGAAAATCGACCCACTGGGTCTACACCATTTCCTAAAGTAGATGAGATGTATTCCCATTATGCTAAGCGTGAAAAA TGGAAAGGGAAAGATGAGAAGCCAAAGGCAAAGGGTTCAGAAATTGAATGTTATCAATGCAGTAAAAAAAGGCATTGGGCAAATATTTATCGCATACCAAAATATTTAGTTGAGATTTATCAAGTACCTCTAAAGAATAAAGGCCTTGAAGCTAATTTTGTCTATGACAATGAATTTGACATCACCCACTTGGATGTGGCAGATTTCTTTGAGCACCCTGATGGAAAAATAAACCACTTGATCAGTGATGGATCCGTGGTTAAAGATGATTGA